GCCTTGTTCTCACGTGGGCCTGAACTCAGAGGACTTGTCCCTAACACACAGTGACCACATAGGATCTCGGGGTATGCTTGGCCCTGGAGCCACTGACAGCCCTAGCTCAGGGGCCATGTGGCCCAGTGTGCAGCTGTACTCCTTCCTTGCCCTCACCAGATCCTGTAGGTTGGAACGAAGTTGAGTGCCCCCACCTTGGTCCTCTCCAACTCACTGCCTCCCGCAGGCTAGAATAGCTCTCCACATCTCAGCTCTGCCGTCTTCTCTGCCTCCCTACAGGTCAGCCCTACAGCAAGGGGAGTCTTGCCCATCAGCAGACTCCATCCTGACTCCCCTGAGGGCCAAGTGCCCCCAGCAGCCCAGAGTCTGTTTTGGGGAGAACCAGACATGGAGCCGTCTGAGCGGCCCTCTGAGCCTGCAGGTCAGGACAGTGCGGGGACAGCAgcttcatttgcatttctggtCTGCCCTGAGTCGTGCGTCGCCTAGACCCCCATTACAAGGGGCTGTGGCTAGGAGACGGCTGCGCCCACCAAGTGGGGGTGAGGCTCTGGCTTGAAGAGGGATGGGGTCCAGGACAGTGAGACTGTGGCCCAGGTCAGGGGGTGTTCAACCTTCCTAGTGCTGGCTGGGAGAACAGAGTGACCCTGCTCCCCCCGAGAACATGGAAAGGAGGGGGACGCTCACTAAGCAGCCCAGCCCACAGGTCCTCACAGCACATCAGGCTTCAACAACACAACTTCCCTAAGAAGTTGCCCCGCCTCCCAGGGTCTCTGAAGACCGGTCTGGTCAGCCACAGTGACTAGCAAGCTCTGTGCTGCTTTCTCAGCAAGTCATGGTGCCCTGTGGCCTCCGACATCTGTCCGTCCGGAGGCCTACGGGGGCAgcccaccccatcattccacagGGCCTCAGGGTGACCTTCAAGCTGTGACCAAGGGCCTTTAGCTAATCCGATGTCATCTGAGATGGGGGTCTCGCGAGCTGTGACTGGCCGGGTGGAAAGGTGGGAGAAAGGAATTAGCTTTGAACGAGAGCGGAGAGGCCATGGGGTCTTGCTGAAAGGTCAAAGTGGCAGATGTGCATCGAGCCGAGGGTGGGACTGCGAGACTGTACCTCGCTCGGTGTGGCGTAAGGGGTAAGGACCGCGGACCGTCGTGGAAAGGTTTTTCTGTGGTTGCACTTATTAGATAAGCCGaagggtttaaaaataaaatcaagtaccttaaatgtgataaatgctattttaaaggTTTAAGGAAGTTTAAGGCGgttagtaaatgaaataaaatattaaccaaaGGTTCCTTTATACATGACGGTTATAATTTCATAAAGAGAATATTAATATTTGTGACAAGAACTTATATATTTTGTGGCCCTATTATTAGGTGCATACAAGtttgaaactattttattttaccagTGATCTCAACTTTTTATTGTTACTTGACTTTTTGTATCTCTGGAACATTTTACCTCTAAAATTTCTTTGTTGATAGAATTGTTAATATGGCCATATGAGTTTCATTTTAGTTAATAGTCATGTGGTGTGTTTCTTTCCATCCTTCTACTTTCAAATTTCTTATATCCTTGTATTTCAGATGATTCCTGTCTTCTGTAAGCCAGATacaaatagattatttttaaccAGCCTGACAATACTGGTCCTGTAGTCCCCCTGGATTTCAGACCTCTTGTCAAGGTTTCAAGTCCccggtttgtggtaatttgttatgacaGTCCCGGGAAACTGAGACCGGTTCGATCAGTTTGCTTCCTTAATGTCTTTGTATTTAGCTCTTCCTGTCAAAAGCAGGCAGGCAGCTGGTGGCATGGGATGaaataactaaaagaaaatgaagattctaGTACCATGTGACAGTATTAAGAAATCAGAACGCACGAATACCTTGTTTAATAATGGCCATCTGGGGGAGATGGGGGGATTTTCACATTCTGTATTCTTtatttcagtaaacatttgtggaAGGATCGAGTGGagatatatacttaaaatataaaaagaaggaaatttaaacccctctgttttttgtgtgttcacAGTTTTGGAGCTCCGTGAAATCTTTCTGGGGGGTGGATAAGTGAAATGGCCAAGATTTCtattgaaaacatttatttttccattctttaacttttttatttcaaaaattatttacttacattcttatttatttaaattttatttgcttttagctAATGTATGCCCGttgtgcggggctggatcccaggaccctgggatcacaacctgagttgaaggcagacacttaacgactgagccccctggGTGCCCCCAGccctttttatggctcagtaatgtTCCATCGTGAGGGTGAACCCTGTTTTGTTTAggcattcatccgttgatggattTGGTTTTTCCCACAGTTTCTACCTCTTATCTATTGTAAAttgtgctgctatgaatatttgggTACAAGTATTCATTTGAAAACCTGTGTCCAGTTCTTTGGGGTCTGTGCCGAGGACTGGAATTGCTGGGTCCCATGAAAATCctgtttaacttcttgaggagtgactacactgttttccacagcagctgaacCATTTACATGTCCATCAGCAATGTACGAGGGTTCCAATTTCTGTACATCCTCAAAACCTGTCACTGCTCTTTTTGaattattatcttattattaCATTATACTAACACTATACTTACAGTCATGCTCTAATAATGGGTGTgacatggtatctcattgtgaccttgatttgagtttccctgatgactaatgatgttgaacatcttttcgtgTGGTTCTggccatttttgtattttctacaaggaaatatctattcaagcatttgcccaattttaaaaaaagatttacttatttatttgagagagagaaagagagaacaggggagagggagaaagaaacccaagaagactccaggctgagcacagagcccagcatggggctcgatctcacaacctgagatcacaacctgagctgacgAGAGCtcaccatccaggtgtcccatcccCCAAGTTTAAATTGAATCGTTtatctttttatggttgagttctAAGAGTTCTTTTTATGGTACAGATGCTAGACCCTTATCTGacatgatttgcaagtattttcttccattttgagaatagtcttttcactttctgggTAGTGTGCATGAGTCCATTTTTATAGAGAGTAAGAGATACACCTCTTTCatgaaaaagcaacaacaacaacaacagatctGAACAAATACCCTCCTAAACCACTGCTCGTTATTTCTGGGTAGTTTGGATTGTCactattttgttctttctgaatTAACTGAGGCAATGCTTTCCAAGCTTACTAAGTTTGCAGATCGGCAAATGGAAAGTGAAAGTTTCCAATCATTCGTGTTATCACGGCTTCCATGCCTCCTGTAAAGAATGGGAAGCACTGGACATTTAGGGGGTTTCTGGGTTAGGGTGCTGTCCGGAGATCCGGGACAGGTGGGTAGTCCCAGCTCCTACGCTtgtcattctgttttgtttctgctgCTCACTGGGATGCACCTtgggaaaaggaaactgaaaccGAAGCTAAATTCAGCCACTGGTGAGGCTCTCTCCCCGACACTCCCCCTGACGTGCACAGCTCAGGTTCATAAaaggggggagcaggagaggagctGGAGGCTGAGAGGCTGCAAACGGGTCTGTGTCTGTGGAGCACCGGGTGCCAGAGCCCACGGCCATGGTGAGCGCTGTTGGATAGGTGCCGGCGGGTGGGCTCTGTGCCAGTCAGTCTTCCTGCCTCTGCTGGGGTCATCAGGGGTGCAGCTCCCACCTTGTGCCAGTCAAGAGGAGTTGCTCTGAGCTCCCCCAGGTCCCTAGGcatgaggggagggacagggttCCTTCTGATGTCGGGTTGGGGTCTGGGTCTTGGAAAGCCCGTTCTGCCCAGTGTTTAACCCTGAGATCCCTCGGCACTGGCAAAGAGGGCATCTTAGTGGGTTAAGGGAGGGGAGTGATGGTCGTGGCGGGCGGACCCTTCTTCCGGAAACGCTCCCTGCTTGCCTCCAGGGCCTGCGGTTCCTTTCCTGGCGGGTGGGGAGCGGCGAGCAGCATCCCCAGCCTTGTCCTGTGACCAGTCATCTGCACACAGTGGCTCCAGGACCGATGCCGAGTTCTAGGAGTCTGTGTGATTTCCACAGGCGGGGAACCTGAAGGTGAAGACGCTGGGGGGCGAGGAGTTCCTGGTCCCCCTGAGGGTCTCCATGCTGGTGTCGGAGCTGAAGCAGCAGATAGCCCAGAAAACTGACGTGCCTGCATTCCAGCAGCGCCTGGCTACCTACCCCGACGGCCGGGTGCTGAAGGACGGGGTCCCCCTCACCAGCCAGGGCCTGTGTCCGGGCAGTACGGTCTTGCTGGTGGTGCAGAGCTGTGACGAGCCCCTGAGCATCCTGGTGAGAAACGACAAGGGTCGCAGCACCGCCTACGAGGTCCGGCTGACGCAGACGGTGGCCGAGCTCAAGCAGCAGGTGTGCGGGCAGGAGCATGTGCAGGCTGACCTGTTCTGGCTGAGTTTCCAGGGGAAGCCCATGGAAGACCCACACCGGCTGGGGGACTATGGCCTCACACCCCAGTGCACTGTGTTCATGAATTTACGCCTGCGGGGGGGGCGCAGGGGGGAGTGGGCAGGGCCAGGAGGGCAGCACCGAGGGCCACCCACCTGAGTCCCTGACCAAGTGCGAGTAATAAAAGTTGACGCAATATTAAATGGGTCCTTACGTTTTGTCCTTCCCCTCGCTTCTGCATCCCTGcttattggggggggggcagaagagGAAGTGGGATAAGGAGACCCAGGGTCACTGGGTGGTCACTAGGCTGGGGTTGCCAAGGGCAGGGACAAGTCTGGTGAGGTTAAATGGTGacccacggggcgcctgggtggctcagtgggttaagccgctgccttcagctcaggtcatgatctcagggtcctgggatcgggccccacatcgggctctctgctcagcagggagcctgcttcctcctctctctctctgcctgcctctctgcctgcttgtgatctctgcctgtcaaataaataaataaataaataatctaaatggtgacccactcccacccaccccttGGATAAACTGAAGATGTCCGTGCCCACACCTTTGGGAAATTaacttgtaaagaaagaaaagaggcccCTCTGCCGGAGCCCTCCCCGGCTCCAGATTGAGCCTCTGCACAGCAGGTTTCCATCCCCCACATCTGGGCCAACAgatggtacagggaggggaaggtgTGGTCAGGTTCCTGCTGGGACCAGCACcctggggaagtggggagagggtgaggCCCTAGGCCATGGCTGGGTGGGCTGTGAGGCAGGCTCCTCCACACCAGCCAGGGCCTTGGGGCCTCTTGGCCCTCCAGGCCACATCCGCCTGCCCTGTCCTGTCTGCATGGGTCTAGGGAGGGTTGAACACTCGCATCACCATGGGGCAAGCTGCTGAATGGAGACTGTTCTCCAACAGACACCCTGGCCTTCGAGGCTTCACCTGGTAGAGAGGCCATGGCCAACAGGAGACGGGCCTCCAGGAACGAGGGGCTCCTCCAGTCCTTGTGAAAGAGCTTGTCCTAGACGGGGCACCTAACTTGGCAAAGGCTACACCAGTCTCCACGTAGAATGCTTCTCTCTATACCAGTTTCCCAAGAGCTCCAGGGGAGCAGGATGGAGTCAGTCCCAGACACAGgcaagatgggggtggggggacagcagGAGACACCGAACGTACACTTCTTTGGGCTAAAGTCCATGACTCTGGGGACATCCAGACTCAGATTTCAGACTGTTCAGGGTAATTTGGCGGGAGACCCAGACGCCCCTTTCTGGTCTGTGGAGGTCTGTGCCTCAGCCCAGGGACTTCGATGTCTGGCTTATCTGGGACCAACGGCTGTGCGTACGCGTGTGGGAGCTGGGCTCCCCCGGTTCCCGCTTCCCTTCTCACTTCTTTGCCACACTACAAACTAGCGAGTGCGAGCCTGCACCCTAGGAGCGGACGTGGGGTCCTCTCCAGAAgggcctcttctccctctcacccccccCCCTTGCTTCGGACAGCTGTGGCTGGCTTGGAGTGACGGGGTGTCCCGCAGACCCAGCCCTGGAGGGACAGCAGCggcccccctctccctccccctcgaTCTTCAGCGAAGCCAGGCTCTAACTGTGCCCTCCGGATCTCCGTTCACCCCGTACCCAGACCCGCGGGCTGGAGAAGCGCCCGCCGGCGGGGCTGAGGAGGGGGCGTGGCCGGCCGCCGCCGACCCGACGGCGTCTCCGCTGGACGGCAGAGGGAGCCCTGGGCTCTGCGGCGAGGCCCGAGCTGACCCGGGAGCGCGCGGTGGGCGGGCCTGCGTTCCGTCCAGACCAATCACCGCGGCCCCCAGCCCACATTGGTCCCAGCCAGCCGGGGGCGCGGCCTGCTGGGGCCGCCTCCTCCCCCGAACGGGTTGGGGGTCCCGCGCCCGGGCGAGTTTCCGTCCCCAGTTTCCTAAAAGAGGCGGTGGTTCCCCGTCGTGCTCTTCCCGCCGGGGGAGGGGCGCGGGCCTGCACGGCCCGAGGGGCCGTGGGGGTCCCAGGGTCTGGCGGCCCCTTCCCGCGGCCAGGAAGCTCCCGCAGCTCCGGCCGCGGCACAGCCTGGAACCTCTTGGAAGTCCCGTCACGTCGCCTCCAGATTATGCATTAACCCGATTGCAGCCGCATTTCCTGGGCGGGGGAGAGGCGTCCgcgcgggcgggggagggggcgtccGTGGGGGTGCGCCGCAGGAGGgcgagcacccccccccccgggcccgcgcacccccccccgccccgtccgcCCCTCCGGCCCGGCGAGTCCCACCACCCACCTCGGCCCGACCCAGcccggcccctccctcccaccagcccGGCCTCCGCCCGGCGCCGCTGTCCCGACGCTTTGTTCGCGGCCGGCGCGGGTCGCGGGGCGCCGGGCGGGCCGGGGACCGGCGCGGGCcggggagctggggtggggggaggtggggaggcggggagggggcggagctGCCCCGGGTCCCGCCCCCGCGCCGCCCGCGCTCCCACCGCCTCCCAGGAGCTGCGTCCCGTCCTGTCTAGTCCCGTTCCCGGCGCGGCCAGGCCCGCGCGCTTGCTCTGGCCGCCTTCCGCCGTCCTCGGCCCGCGCCATGCCCAGCCTGTGGCCGTCCGGCTGGGCCCCGCTGCAGCCGCTCCTGCTGCTCCTGGTGGTGGCCGCGCGCGCCCTGCCCAGCGCCGACGGGACGTGCCCGGAGCGCGCGCTGGAGCGGCGGGAGGAGGAGGCGAACGTGGTGCTCACCGGCACCGTGGAGGAGATTCTCAACGTGGACCCGGTGCAACACACGTACTCGAGCAAGGTGGGCCCCCGCCGGGACcctgagaccccccccccaactaaTACCCCTCCTGAAGCCTGGGCTGGGGGTCTGTTCCCCCGCCATCCCGGACCCCTGCCCCAGAGGCCTTCCCTTCGAGAAGCTGGCCGCCCCACTGAGACCCCCGCCCCAGGCCGTGGGAACGGGCATCAGATGCTCTGcagctcccgctcccgctcccttGGCGACCGCCGAGCCCCCGGGTGGGGCGCCGGGTCCCGGAAAACTCGCGAGTGCCTGCGGGAAAGTTCCTGCGGCACCTCTGCAGTCCCGCCTGCGGCGCCCAGGCCTGGGAGACCCGGTCacgtctgcccccacccccagtccacTACCTTATTGCGGACAAGTGCGCCgccggcccccccccccccgccccgggaaaTGGGCTACCACACCCCTCCCCATCAGTTAAAGAAgaggaatggggaggagggaaacCGACGCCTTCCGCTTGGGGTGAAAGTGGGGATTTGACCTGTGGTCAGTGCTGTCACCCCTTCCCGGAGGGCAAGAGGGGGTGTTcaggagagagagtggggtgcaCAGCTAATCTTCCAACCCCGGGATCCTGGGGTGTGGCGCTGCAGTGCTGGGTTTGGGGGACAGGAGAGAGAAGTGGGCGGACCGTTGCTGAGCCTCAAATGTGGAGGGTGCGGGGACAGGTGCCCCATCCTGCTCCTAGGAGAACCGGGTCCCCCTGGCCAAAGAAGAGGGTCCTTGCCTCAGCTGGACTTGGAGCCCCCTGGACTGGGTGTGGTGGTTTCTTGTAGTTATTTTTTCCTCCGCAGAACGTTCCTAGGGAGGGCTCAAGGGGCCTGGCCTGTCCCGGCTCGGTCCCCTAAAACCACCCCCCTGAGCAGAAATCGGATCATTCCTTCTCCATGGAGATGGGGAGCGGTGGCAGCTTCTTTCAGATTGGCCTGTGCAAGCTACAGCTGGGatcccccgcccagccccctcccctccaccacacCAGGGCACTTTGCCAAGTCCCTGCAGGATTTTCCCGACTTCCTCCCCGCTGCTCCTGggtgtggctggggtggggggaggcaatgAAAGCAGCCCAGCCCTCTCCTGGCCGGTTCTCTTCCTTCCAGAGTCTACTCTGTGTCTCAGGTTGGGAGGGATAAGGTTGGACAGGGCTCACCCCCAGCTGGGCCCCTGGAAGGAGGAGGGATCCCTACAGAAGCCGCGGTCCCAAGGCTCCCAGCAGGGCCCTGGCAGGTGGGCAGGCCACCATTGTCTTTGATCACCCATTCCAGAAGTCTTGGCTTCCCAGAGCTCCTGAAGAAAGGGGTTTCTTCTCAGAGAGTGTGTGGGCTCCTGTCCCCTGTGCGTATGTCCCCGAGGACATGCCAGCACAGCCTGCAGCTCCCGCAGCCCTtctgcacccccgccccccagctgtGGGTGTCTCAGGGCTTGGTTTTTCAGAGCAGGTACCCTCAGGGCCCCAGGAGTGAGAGTGTGCAGGGTGGAGCCACCCCGTGCTGCCCAAACTTGATCTTGTGGTTCCAAGTCGGCCTTGCCTGTGTTCACTGTAGGAGCCTGGCAGCAGGAGGGGTCTTTCACctcctggggtgtgtgtgggggggtctcaGCCCACCCACAGGCTGCAAAGAGCCAAGCTGGCTCGGAGCCCATCGCCCTGAAACTCCAGGGTCCGCGTTAGGCGCCCCTGGCTGTCGGTGGGTGGGCGGATGGGGAAAGTAGGGCCGTGGAAGGTGGACCCCCTTCCCGTACCCAGCCTGAGCCGAGATGGACGCTAGGGGAGGCGGCCGGGGTCAGGTAGACCTCGGGGGTGGGAGTGCTGCTTCCTGGGAGAGGGTGTGTGTTCACAGGCTTCCTGTCCTTCTGGGTGACCCTCGCAGGCAGTGGCCTCCCTCGTGTTTGTCTGCTTCCTCTGAGGAGCTGACCCAAAGATCCCCGTCCACCTCTGCCCGGGGTTTGAGCCTGCCCTGGACATCAGGCCTGAGCAGCTGAGGTGGGACGAGCAGAAAAAGCCCGGGTGGCCAGTCTGCTGCTCGTCCCTGGACCCTGCGGCCTCATGTCCCCGGTGGAAA
This Neovison vison isolate M4711 chromosome 2, ASM_NN_V1, whole genome shotgun sequence DNA region includes the following protein-coding sequences:
- the ISG15 gene encoding ubiquitin-like protein ISG15, whose protein sequence is MAGNLKVKTLGGEEFLVPLRVSMLVSELKQQIAQKTDVPAFQQRLATYPDGRVLKDGVPLTSQGLCPGSTVLLVVQSCDEPLSILVRNDKGRSTAYEVRLTQTVAELKQQVCGQEHVQADLFWLSFQGKPMEDPHRLGDYGLTPQCTVFMNLRLRGGRRGEWAGPGGQHRGPPT